Proteins encoded together in one Priestia filamentosa window:
- a CDS encoding diphthine--ammonia ligase: MAELTDWKNSACGHKFIASFSGGKDSVLALYKAEKVGEAIGLIVMLEEEGKRSRSHGMPPELIRAQAKSIGLPVYTAAASWTDYEKVFMRLLKKAKNQGAEILVTGDLDMPAHGCWHEKVTKNAGLKLGMPLWEMNHRKAVEEFINLGFVTIIVTVNLSLGMREDDLGRTLTHKYVKELEARGIDPCGEGGEFHTTVIDGPIFKHPIPVRTCEIIKNGEYAFLPLELD, translated from the coding sequence ATGGCAGAATTAACGGACTGGAAAAATAGTGCTTGCGGTCATAAATTTATAGCTTCCTTTAGTGGAGGGAAGGATAGTGTTTTAGCTCTATATAAAGCAGAAAAGGTTGGAGAAGCAATTGGACTAATCGTCATGCTGGAGGAAGAAGGGAAACGTTCCAGATCTCATGGAATGCCTCCGGAACTTATACGTGCCCAAGCTAAATCTATAGGTTTGCCTGTATATACTGCAGCTGCAAGTTGGACAGATTATGAAAAAGTATTTATGCGCCTTTTAAAAAAAGCTAAAAATCAAGGAGCAGAAATTTTAGTAACTGGAGACTTAGATATGCCTGCTCATGGCTGTTGGCATGAAAAGGTTACGAAAAATGCTGGATTAAAGCTTGGGATGCCTTTATGGGAAATGAACCATCGTAAAGCTGTCGAAGAGTTTATAAATCTAGGATTTGTCACAATCATTGTAACTGTGAATTTATCATTAGGAATGCGAGAGGACGATTTAGGAAGAACGTTAACCCATAAATATGTGAAGGAGCTTGAAGCTCGTGGGATTGATCCCTGCGGAGAAGGTGGAGAATTCCATACCACGGTAATAGATGGGCCCATTTTTAAACATCCTATTCCAGTTCGTACCTGTGAAATTATTAAGAATGGAGAATATGCCTTTTTGCCTTTGGAGCTAGATTAA